The following are encoded in a window of Cycloclasticus pugetii PS-1 genomic DNA:
- a CDS encoding UbiX family flavin prenyltransferase, which translates to MRKIIIAITGATGSIYGTRLLEILQTVDDVETHLILSNAGALTAQYELNMDKQELMSLADVTHHPKDIGASISSGSFITDGMVIAPCSMKTLGSIANGIADNLVSRAADVILKERRKLILIVRETPLNLVHLRNMTTLSEMGAIIAPPVPAFYIQPKSIDDIVNHSVGRILDTLDISNVDYVARWQGLSK; encoded by the coding sequence ATGAGAAAAATAATTATCGCTATAACTGGGGCTACCGGGTCTATTTACGGTACCCGTTTACTTGAAATTCTGCAAACTGTCGATGACGTTGAAACACATTTGATTCTTTCCAATGCGGGTGCACTAACTGCTCAATATGAATTAAATATGGATAAACAAGAACTTATGTCGCTGGCCGACGTAACGCATCACCCAAAAGATATTGGCGCATCAATTTCAAGCGGCTCATTTATCACCGACGGTATGGTTATTGCGCCATGCTCTATGAAAACACTCGGCTCCATTGCCAATGGTATAGCTGATAATCTAGTCTCTAGAGCTGCAGACGTGATACTAAAAGAACGCCGAAAACTTATTTTAATAGTTCGTGAAACACCCTTAAACCTTGTTCACTTAAGAAATATGACGACCCTCTCCGAGATGGGCGCCATCATTGCACCGCCCGTACCGGCCTTTTATATTCAGCCAAAGTCTATCGACGACATAGTTAATCATTCAGTTGGAAGAATACTAGACACATTAGACATTTCTAATGTAGATTATGTAGCCCGGTGGCAAGGTCTTTCAAAATAA
- a CDS encoding AraC family transcriptional regulator: protein MSQSIILPVSYIQIAIRELSNKGITAEQILEGTELSVHSLQEDDYISLDQFISVILNTRKLSNNPAIGLLLGSILHPSTHGSVGWAAINSPTLSDAINIFQRYSQVRTPFILYTTLTQGDQYIIRLTLTDNLKAAHTIFIEAMLMLLQHIIEFILGRPMTEASLYMNSFTPSYVDSYRKYFHCPIHFNSGHLEIRLPLSWKDTPNPNADKHMYQIALEQCQEAHHQLQRNVNISTEIYDYLSANLSHSPTLKHTAMHFGITPRTLIRRLKNQHTSFQKIKDDVYAFQASSYLRRSTITIDTLSVIFGYSDPANFRRSFKRWFGISPQEYREQQTEILKKH, encoded by the coding sequence ATGTCCCAATCAATTATACTCCCTGTTAGCTACATACAAATAGCTATCCGAGAATTGTCTAACAAAGGCATTACAGCTGAGCAGATTTTAGAAGGCACCGAACTAAGCGTTCACTCATTACAAGAAGATGATTATATCTCATTAGATCAATTCATTAGCGTTATCCTTAACACACGGAAACTAAGTAACAACCCAGCCATTGGCTTATTACTGGGCTCAATACTGCACCCCTCAACTCACGGGTCTGTTGGTTGGGCAGCTATCAATAGCCCGACATTATCAGACGCCATCAATATTTTTCAGCGATATAGCCAAGTACGAACGCCCTTCATCTTATATACAACCCTTACCCAAGGTGATCAATATATCATCCGCTTAACGCTGACTGACAACCTTAAAGCCGCCCACACAATTTTCATCGAGGCCATGCTAATGTTACTGCAACATATCATTGAGTTCATACTCGGAAGGCCGATGACAGAGGCTAGTCTATACATGAATAGCTTCACACCCAGTTATGTAGACAGTTACCGGAAATACTTTCATTGCCCTATTCACTTTAATTCTGGTCACCTCGAAATTCGTCTTCCACTATCTTGGAAAGACACCCCCAACCCCAATGCTGACAAACACATGTACCAAATTGCGTTAGAGCAATGCCAAGAGGCACACCATCAATTGCAGCGTAATGTAAATATCAGCACTGAAATATACGATTATTTATCCGCAAACTTAAGTCACTCACCTACACTTAAACACACTGCTATGCACTTCGGCATAACACCTCGAACACTCATCAGGCGACTTAAAAATCAACACACGTCTTTCCAAAAAATAAAAGACGATGTATATGCATTTCAGGCCAGCAGTTATTTACGCAGAAGCACAATAACCATAGACACGTTATCTGTTATTTTTGGCTACAGCGATCCAGCTAATTTTAGGCGTAGCTTTAAAAGATGGTTTGGCATCAGCCCCCAAGAATATCGCGAACAACAAACCGAGATTTTGAAAAAACATTAA
- a CDS encoding fatty acid desaturase: MSTKNPATSEEYFESLRVAPSLAIPTTLIFILSLSGIIAVWYYALNGILPLWSGAIINGLLSYWMFSIIHDASHHSLSSNKFLNEAIGSVGLFFLFPYAPMVALRWVHNKHHIHANGPMDPDVYEHEAKWWQVPFKWSCFDGYYIYYFFKYGMRVVKRHAKALIVFYTLLITGFVIALYFGLGLELLMLWFIPSRIALFMIAVVFVILPHAPNKVGQEEDKYMATTMRMGWEWLLTPLLVYQNYHLIHHLYPEIPFYKMHKAWYLKYDEINAHNVSFQTAFGVAPANLESHLNFDHSKHTVEPA; the protein is encoded by the coding sequence ATGAGTACAAAAAACCCAGCAACGAGTGAAGAATATTTCGAATCTCTTAGGGTTGCACCCAGTTTAGCCATTCCGACGACCCTTATTTTTATACTGTCTCTGTCTGGCATTATTGCTGTTTGGTATTATGCCTTAAACGGAATTTTGCCCTTATGGTCAGGGGCTATCATCAATGGGCTTTTAAGTTATTGGATGTTTAGCATTATTCATGATGCGTCGCACCATTCTTTATCGAGCAATAAATTCCTTAATGAAGCTATCGGTTCAGTTGGTTTGTTTTTCTTATTCCCTTATGCGCCAATGGTTGCACTTAGATGGGTACATAATAAGCACCACATCCACGCCAATGGGCCAATGGACCCCGATGTTTACGAGCATGAGGCCAAATGGTGGCAAGTGCCTTTTAAATGGTCTTGTTTTGACGGGTACTACATCTATTATTTCTTTAAGTATGGAATGAGAGTTGTAAAAAGACATGCTAAAGCACTTATTGTTTTTTATACGCTACTAATAACAGGTTTCGTCATTGCTTTATACTTTGGTTTGGGACTTGAGTTGCTTATGTTGTGGTTCATTCCTAGCCGGATTGCTTTATTTATGATTGCAGTAGTTTTTGTTATTTTGCCGCATGCGCCTAATAAAGTGGGTCAGGAAGAAGATAAATATATGGCAACGACGATGCGAATGGGTTGGGAGTGGTTATTGACACCGCTGTTGGTTTATCAGAACTACCATTTAATTCATCACTTATATCCAGAAATACCTTTTTATAAGATGCATAAGGCTTGGTATTTAAAATATGATGAAATTAATGCGCATAATGTTAGTTTTCAAACAGCATTTGGCGTAGCTCCTGCTAACCTTGAATCACATCTTAATTTCGATCATTCAAAGCATACTGTTGAGCCTGCTTGA
- a CDS encoding aromatic ring-hydroxylating oxygenase subunit alpha → MGKQNKIDFGSYLIEDKEQGIYRADRRVFTDEEIFDMEMKTIFEKNWVYLCHESQIKNPNDFFTTYMGRQPVIITRDKDGEIHGFINACSHRGAQLVNTACGNKRKMVCPFHMWTYDMKGKLLDCGEHKNSVGYSESFDKDNLGLQTIGDIESYRGFVFGVLDDNACSLKEFLGEATHSIDLLVDQAEGGLEVLPGITTYTYNGNWKLQAENGVDGYHLEAIHGNYVMTLANRKKIQAENDAVKAADVGAMSTGSTGELPGGYYHFGNGHVMLWGKFPSAQDRPLYVGGQMPALREKFGEARAEFMAGFLRNTCIYPNVFLMDQMSTQIRHFRPISVDKTEVTTYCVAPVGESDEARERRIRQYEDFFNATGMATPDDLTAFNNSQIGFMGEKQRWSDMCRGAMNTVEGPEKVAKTVGINPVESGTNLEDEGIMVAQHKRWAEMMAEGQAEES, encoded by the coding sequence ATGGGTAAACAAAATAAAATCGATTTTGGGAGCTATTTGATCGAGGATAAAGAGCAGGGTATTTACCGTGCTGATAGAAGGGTCTTCACTGACGAAGAAATTTTTGACATGGAAATGAAAACCATTTTTGAAAAAAACTGGGTTTATCTTTGCCATGAAAGCCAAATTAAAAACCCCAATGATTTCTTTACAACATATATGGGGCGTCAACCCGTTATTATTACGCGTGATAAAGACGGTGAAATCCATGGCTTTATTAATGCCTGTTCACACAGGGGTGCGCAACTGGTAAACACTGCATGTGGTAATAAGCGTAAAATGGTTTGCCCATTTCATATGTGGACGTACGACATGAAAGGGAAATTACTGGATTGTGGTGAGCATAAAAACAGTGTCGGCTATAGTGAGAGCTTCGATAAAGATAATTTAGGCCTTCAAACAATAGGTGATATTGAAAGCTACAGAGGTTTTGTTTTTGGTGTGCTGGATGACAATGCATGTAGTTTAAAAGAGTTCTTAGGCGAGGCGACGCACTCGATAGATCTACTTGTAGATCAGGCTGAGGGAGGCCTAGAGGTGTTACCGGGTATAACAACCTATACCTATAATGGAAATTGGAAATTACAGGCGGAAAATGGTGTGGATGGTTATCATTTAGAAGCTATTCATGGCAATTATGTAATGACATTAGCCAATCGTAAAAAAATCCAAGCAGAGAATGACGCAGTGAAAGCAGCAGATGTGGGCGCGATGTCGACAGGATCTACTGGGGAGCTACCGGGTGGTTATTATCACTTTGGGAATGGTCATGTGATGTTATGGGGAAAATTCCCTAGTGCCCAAGATCGTCCACTTTATGTTGGTGGGCAGATGCCAGCGCTACGAGAAAAATTTGGAGAGGCGCGAGCAGAATTTATGGCGGGTTTTTTACGTAATACCTGCATCTATCCAAACGTATTCTTAATGGATCAAATGAGTACGCAGATTCGCCATTTCCGCCCTATTTCTGTTGATAAAACAGAAGTAACAACCTATTGTGTTGCACCGGTTGGGGAGTCAGATGAAGCCCGTGAGCGCCGTATTCGGCAGTATGAGGATTTCTTTAATGCAACAGGCATGGCAACACCGGATGATTTAACAGCATTCAATAACAGCCAGATAGGCTTTATGGGTGAAAAACAACGTTGGAGTGATATGTGTCGTGGGGCAATGAATACGGTTGAAGGGCCAGAAAAAGTTGCTAAAACTGTTGGAATTAACCCTGTTGAGTCAGGTACTAACCTTGAAGATGAAGGTATTATGGTTGCGCAGCATAAGCGGTGGGCCGAGATGATGGCTGAAGGCCAAGCGGAGGAAAGTTAA
- a CDS encoding aromatic-ring-hydroxylating dioxygenase subunit beta yields MDSVLKEQAIDVIINEAAALDHKQWDDWINLYTKDATYWMPSWIDEYTQTSNPKREISLIYYGNRSGLEDRVYRIRTELAYSASPLPRTCHMNSNFRVSENDEGEIVVHSSWVTHSYHSKVSRNAFGVQEHRLRKVDGELKICYRKITLHNDVVDTVLDVYSV; encoded by the coding sequence ATGGATTCAGTATTAAAAGAACAAGCCATAGATGTAATTATTAATGAGGCTGCCGCTCTAGACCATAAGCAGTGGGATGATTGGATTAATTTATATACAAAAGATGCTACCTATTGGATGCCATCATGGATTGATGAATATACTCAAACGAGTAACCCTAAGCGTGAAATTTCATTGATTTATTATGGTAATCGCTCAGGTCTTGAGGATAGGGTGTATAGAATCAGAACAGAATTGGCTTATTCTGCAAGTCCATTACCTAGAACGTGTCATATGAACAGCAACTTTAGAGTGTCTGAAAATGATGAAGGTGAGATTGTTGTTCATTCGTCTTGGGTGACACACAGTTATCATTCTAAAGTGAGTCGTAATGCTTTTGGTGTTCAAGAGCACCGTTTACGTAAAGTGGATGGTGAGTTGAAAATCTGCTATAGAAAAATCACGTTACACAATGATGTTGTTGATACTGTATTAGATGTTTATAGTGTTTAG
- a CDS encoding FAD-binding oxidoreductase, translated as MEVTHKGQVVYSGFVSKGIILLRIELLEPKSLEFKAGQYLAVLLPNLDKASYYSIASSPNKKGEVELLVKEDKLGTGAAYLYSLKAGDVVQLHMPMGDAYLREDSKRNLIFVAGASGASYIRSMIHYLDETGQLANREVRYFLGCREESELLESDFMQALAEKYSGFHYHPALSHQEDWEGHTGLITEVVDRLTPNDLSEWQVYSAGSPAMVKAVADELIANKNLKPSAFFSDLYTPEV; from the coding sequence ATGGAAGTAACGCATAAGGGGCAAGTCGTTTATTCTGGCTTTGTCAGCAAGGGTATTATTTTACTTAGAATTGAACTGCTTGAGCCTAAGTCGCTCGAATTTAAAGCCGGTCAATATTTGGCGGTCTTATTACCAAATTTGGATAAGGCGTCATATTATTCAATTGCCTCTTCACCGAATAAAAAAGGTGAGGTGGAGCTGTTAGTGAAAGAAGATAAGTTGGGAACAGGTGCGGCTTATTTATATTCACTAAAAGCCGGTGATGTTGTTCAATTACACATGCCAATGGGTGACGCTTATTTACGGGAAGACAGTAAGCGGAATTTGATCTTTGTGGCGGGGGCATCTGGTGCAAGTTATATTCGTTCGATGATTCATTATTTGGATGAGACCGGTCAATTAGCTAATCGTGAAGTGCGTTATTTTTTAGGTTGTCGTGAAGAGAGTGAGTTACTAGAGTCTGATTTTATGCAGGCTTTAGCAGAGAAATATAGCGGCTTCCATTATCACCCGGCTTTATCGCACCAAGAAGATTGGGAGGGGCATACGGGCTTAATTACAGAAGTTGTTGATCGACTAACGCCTAATGATCTGTCTGAGTGGCAAGTCTATAGTGCTGGTTCACCTGCAATGGTGAAAGCAGTGGCAGACGAACTGATTGCAAATAAGAATTTGAAGCCATCAGCATTCTTTTCAGACTTATATACTCCAGAAGTTTAA
- a CDS encoding 2Fe-2S iron-sulfur cluster-binding protein codes for MLMTDAVRDEAQNFVITIENTGESFKCQSDRHLLSAMSRMGKKGIPSGCQGGGCGVCKIQINSGLYDTKKMSRAHVSADEEASGCVLACRVFPRSDLSLSVIGKLQKNIVKKSTKTPWSTS; via the coding sequence ATGCTAATGACTGATGCAGTGCGTGATGAAGCTCAAAATTTTGTTATCACAATAGAAAACACAGGGGAAAGCTTTAAGTGCCAATCAGATCGACATCTTTTATCTGCAATGTCGAGAATGGGTAAAAAAGGTATCCCGTCGGGTTGTCAGGGAGGGGGTTGTGGTGTTTGTAAAATACAAATAAATTCTGGATTGTATGACACTAAAAAAATGAGCAGGGCGCATGTATCTGCCGATGAGGAAGCATCTGGCTGTGTCTTGGCGTGTAGAGTGTTCCCCCGCAGCGACCTGAGTTTGAGCGTTATTGGTAAGTTACAAAAAAACATTGTAAAGAAAAGTACTAAAACACCCTGGTCCACATCTTAA
- a CDS encoding catechol 2,3-dioxygenase, translating into MGVMRISHINIRVLDMEASVKHYVNVIGMKVVHTDTAGNVYLKCWDEWDKYSVILTEADIAGVINLGYKVESNADLDEFKRRITQYGVVVEDIAEGGLPFVGRVLKFNIPSGHEMYLYAEKEYVGTEVGAVNPEPWPDGLQGAGVHWLDHALLMSEFDLGNGVNKVEENTRFMIDVLDFYLVEQILVGPEGNEQLATWLSVSNTPHDIAFVGGPINGLHHLAFYMDSWDDVLKAADVMGKNKVKIDVTPQRHGVTRGYTIYFFDPSGNRNETFGGLGYLAQRDRPVTTWTEDQIGSGIFYHTGVLNETFTTVYT; encoded by the coding sequence ATGGGTGTCATGAGAATAAGCCATATCAATATCCGTGTTTTGGATATGGAGGCGTCTGTAAAACATTACGTAAATGTAATTGGTATGAAAGTAGTACATACAGATACGGCAGGCAATGTTTATTTGAAATGTTGGGATGAGTGGGATAAATATTCCGTGATTTTGACTGAGGCTGATATAGCAGGAGTGATAAACCTGGGCTATAAAGTAGAAAGCAATGCGGATTTGGATGAGTTTAAAAGGCGCATTACTCAGTACGGTGTTGTGGTAGAGGATATTGCGGAAGGGGGGCTGCCATTTGTTGGCCGCGTATTAAAATTTAATATACCTAGTGGGCATGAAATGTATCTATATGCCGAGAAAGAATATGTTGGTACTGAGGTAGGTGCGGTTAACCCAGAACCCTGGCCGGATGGTTTGCAAGGAGCCGGCGTACATTGGCTAGATCACGCCTTGCTAATGAGTGAGTTCGACCTTGGTAACGGGGTTAATAAGGTTGAAGAAAATACGAGATTCATGATCGATGTTTTAGATTTTTATCTGGTAGAGCAAATCTTGGTTGGGCCTGAAGGCAATGAGCAATTGGCAACATGGTTATCGGTTAGTAATACACCGCATGATATTGCCTTTGTTGGTGGGCCTATTAATGGTTTACATCATCTCGCCTTCTATATGGATAGTTGGGATGATGTGTTAAAGGCCGCCGATGTTATGGGTAAGAATAAAGTGAAAATTGATGTGACACCACAACGGCATGGGGTAACAAGAGGCTACACAATTTATTTCTTTGACCCATCAGGAAATAGAAACGAAACCTTCGGAGGCTTAGGCTACTTGGCGCAACGCGATAGACCAGTGACGACTTGGACCGAAGACCAGATCGGCAGTGGTATTTTCTACCATACGGGTGTTTTGAATGAAACCTTCACAACAGTATATACATAA
- a CDS encoding catechol 2,3-dioxygenase has protein sequence MAMTGILRPGHTQLRVLDMEESLNHYCENIGLIETDRDDQGRVYLKCWDEQDKFSLVLEPSDRSGMDHMAFKVATEQDLWRYESNVKNFGIETKRIPAGELKGCGERVRFVAPAGHTFDLYAEKEQVGNGLPTTNPAPWPRGLKGMEPIRFDHCLLYGNNFEENFKFFTEALDFQLTEQIVDGETQLAAFLTCSTKAHDVAFIRSEKSGQLHHASFLLSSWEGVLKAGDIISMEDIPLETGPTRHGLTRGQTIYFFDPSGNRNEVFAEDSYVYPDSPVLTWTADNIGQAIFYHSRQLVESFMGVTS, from the coding sequence ATGGCAATGACAGGTATTTTACGTCCAGGACATACCCAACTAAGAGTGTTGGATATGGAAGAATCACTAAACCATTATTGTGAAAATATTGGTCTGATAGAAACTGACCGAGATGATCAGGGTCGTGTCTATCTTAAATGTTGGGATGAGCAAGATAAGTTTTCGCTAGTATTGGAGCCTTCAGATCGCTCAGGTATGGACCACATGGCGTTTAAAGTCGCAACAGAGCAAGATTTGTGGCGTTATGAGTCTAATGTTAAAAACTTTGGTATTGAAACAAAAAGAATTCCTGCTGGCGAATTAAAGGGCTGTGGTGAACGGGTTCGCTTTGTCGCGCCTGCTGGTCATACCTTTGATTTATATGCTGAAAAAGAACAAGTGGGTAACGGTCTTCCAACCACTAACCCTGCTCCTTGGCCAAGAGGTTTGAAAGGAATGGAGCCCATTCGTTTTGATCATTGTTTATTGTATGGTAATAATTTTGAAGAAAACTTTAAATTTTTTACCGAAGCATTAGATTTCCAATTAACTGAGCAAATAGTTGATGGTGAAACTCAACTGGCAGCATTTTTAACGTGTAGCACTAAGGCGCATGATGTTGCCTTTATCCGTTCTGAAAAATCAGGTCAATTACACCATGCTTCATTTTTACTAAGTTCTTGGGAAGGCGTATTAAAAGCAGGTGATATTATTTCGATGGAAGATATTCCATTGGAAACTGGCCCAACACGACATGGTTTAACTCGAGGACAAACGATCTATTTCTTTGATCCATCGGGTAACCGTAACGAAGTATTCGCTGAAGATAGCTACGTGTATCCCGATAGCCCTGTCTTAACATGGACAGCAGATAATATTGGTCAGGCTATTTTCTATCACTCTCGTCAATTGGTTGAGAGTTTTATGGGCGTTACGTCTTAG
- a CDS encoding GlcG/HbpS family heme-binding protein has protein sequence MSSSIVTKNISTEAAFTAVQAAVEKAKEIGINICVSVVDRGASEMAFLRMNKSFLPSMTIAKDKAYTAAGFGFPTMQWGEVLQGKTQLQAGIAGRPNVVTFGGGLPIFEGEDVIGAIGVSGGSEEEDILCAQAGVDAIDYVLV, from the coding sequence ATGTCTAGCAGTATTGTAACTAAAAATATTTCCACCGAAGCAGCTTTTACTGCGGTGCAAGCTGCAGTCGAAAAAGCAAAAGAAATTGGCATTAACATTTGTGTGTCGGTTGTGGATCGCGGGGCGTCAGAAATGGCATTTTTGCGTATGAATAAGTCGTTTCTACCCTCCATGACAATTGCTAAGGATAAAGCGTACACAGCTGCAGGCTTTGGGTTTCCTACAATGCAGTGGGGTGAAGTGCTTCAAGGTAAGACCCAGTTGCAAGCGGGCATAGCTGGGCGACCGAATGTAGTGACTTTTGGTGGCGGTTTGCCAATTTTTGAAGGTGAAGACGTTATAGGTGCGATTGGTGTCTCAGGTGGTTCAGAAGAAGAAGATATTCTTTGCGCGCAAGCTGGCGTAGATGCGATTGATTATGTCTTGGTTTAA
- a CDS encoding 2-hydroxymuconic semialdehyde dehydrogenase has protein sequence MREIKGFINGEFVGSGGFGEIYSPATGELVCQYHKTSIEQVGEAVDAARIALKGPWAGYSIQDRVDILYKIADGINARFDEFLEAECLDTGKPYSLASHIDIPRGAANFKIFADTIKNVGDEAFHMPTPDGTGALNYTVHKPKGVIGVIGPWNLPLLLMTWKIAPALACGNTVIVKPSEETQLTSTLLGEVMNEAGVPKGVYNVILGKGREVGEALITNPGLDAITFTGSTATGERIAAAASVGVRDSSLELGGKNAGIVFADCDMDKAIEGTLRSAFANCGQVCLGTERVYVERPIFDEFVQRLKEGAEALKLGRPEDPETNMGPLISKSHREKVLSYYQAAVDEGATVVTGGGIPDMPEDLAGGYWIEPTIWTGLPETAKVVQEEIFGPCTHITPFDTEAEAIELANDTPYGLASSVWTENVTRAHRVAAQMETGICWVNSWFLRDLRTPFGGAKQSGTGREGGHYSLEFYSELTNICVKL, from the coding sequence ATGAGAGAAATAAAAGGGTTTATTAATGGTGAGTTTGTTGGTTCTGGTGGTTTTGGTGAAATATATTCACCAGCAACAGGAGAACTGGTCTGCCAATATCACAAAACTAGCATAGAGCAAGTTGGCGAAGCAGTAGATGCTGCCCGCATAGCACTAAAAGGGCCTTGGGCTGGTTACTCTATCCAAGATCGTGTGGATATTTTATATAAAATTGCCGACGGTATTAATGCGCGTTTTGATGAATTTTTAGAGGCTGAGTGTTTAGATACGGGTAAGCCTTATTCCTTAGCGAGTCATATTGATATTCCCCGAGGCGCTGCTAATTTTAAAATTTTTGCAGATACGATTAAAAATGTTGGGGATGAAGCTTTTCACATGCCGACACCAGACGGTACAGGCGCGCTAAACTATACAGTTCATAAGCCTAAAGGTGTGATTGGTGTTATTGGTCCTTGGAACTTACCTTTGTTATTGATGACATGGAAAATTGCTCCCGCGTTAGCATGTGGTAATACAGTCATTGTAAAGCCTTCTGAAGAAACACAATTAACATCCACTTTATTGGGTGAGGTAATGAACGAGGCAGGGGTGCCAAAAGGCGTTTATAACGTTATTCTGGGCAAAGGTCGTGAAGTGGGTGAAGCCTTGATTACGAACCCAGGCCTAGATGCGATTACTTTCACAGGCTCAACAGCAACGGGTGAGCGTATTGCGGCTGCGGCTTCGGTAGGTGTTCGCGATTCATCGCTAGAACTCGGTGGAAAAAATGCGGGCATTGTTTTTGCTGACTGTGACATGGATAAAGCGATTGAAGGAACATTACGCTCGGCATTTGCTAACTGTGGGCAGGTTTGCCTCGGAACAGAGCGAGTATATGTTGAACGACCAATTTTTGACGAGTTTGTACAACGTTTAAAAGAAGGCGCTGAAGCGCTTAAATTAGGTCGACCTGAAGACCCCGAAACCAATATGGGGCCATTAATTAGTAAATCACACCGTGAAAAAGTATTGAGCTACTATCAAGCGGCAGTGGATGAAGGCGCAACAGTCGTAACAGGTGGTGGTATTCCTGACATGCCTGAAGACTTAGCTGGTGGTTATTGGATAGAACCAACTATCTGGACAGGGTTGCCAGAAACAGCTAAGGTTGTGCAAGAAGAAATCTTCGGCCCGTGTACACACATCACACCATTTGATACAGAAGCAGAAGCCATCGAGTTAGCAAACGATACTCCTTATGGTCTAGCTTCATCTGTTTGGACAGAAAATGTTACTCGCGCACACCGAGTTGCCGCTCAAATGGAAACGGGTATTTGCTGGGTTAATAGCTGGTTCCTAAGAGATTTACGTACACCTTTCGGTGGTGCAAAGCAATCTGGAACAGGCCGTGAAGGTGGCCATTATTCATTGGAGTTCTATTCAGAGCTGACCAATATTTGTGTAAAACTATAA
- the dmpE gene encoding 2-oxopent-4-enoate hydratase has translation MDQDKIIQYGDELYEALITQQTIAPITERSPEVTIEDAYKIQHQMIQRRLDAGEKVVGKKVGCTSKVVMDMLGVNQPDFGYLLSDMVMSEGQDIPISEKMIQPKAEGEIAFVLKKDLCGPGLTNADILAATEAVMPCFEIVDSRITDWKIKIQDTVADNASCGYLVLGGTAVDPRKVDLSVCGLTLEKNGELMHTGAGAAALGSPVNAMTWLANTMGALGVTLKAGEVILSGALCMMVDAKAGDSMRVSVGGIGSASVRFV, from the coding sequence ATGGATCAAGATAAAATAATTCAATACGGCGATGAGCTGTATGAGGCGCTTATTACGCAACAAACAATTGCGCCGATTACCGAGCGTTCACCAGAGGTGACGATTGAAGATGCCTATAAAATTCAACATCAAATGATTCAACGTCGTCTTGACGCGGGTGAAAAAGTTGTCGGTAAAAAAGTAGGTTGTACCAGCAAAGTTGTGATGGATATGCTTGGTGTAAACCAGCCTGATTTTGGTTACCTATTAAGTGACATGGTGATGTCAGAAGGACAGGATATTCCTATCTCTGAAAAAATGATTCAGCCGAAAGCAGAAGGCGAGATAGCGTTCGTTCTAAAAAAAGACTTGTGTGGGCCAGGCTTAACCAATGCGGATATTTTGGCGGCGACAGAAGCAGTAATGCCTTGTTTCGAAATTGTTGACTCACGAATCACGGATTGGAAAATTAAAATTCAAGATACAGTAGCTGATAATGCATCATGTGGTTATCTTGTATTAGGTGGAACGGCCGTTGACCCACGCAAAGTAGATTTAAGCGTATGTGGTTTAACACTCGAAAAAAATGGCGAATTAATGCACACAGGTGCAGGAGCAGCAGCACTTGGTTCACCTGTTAATGCAATGACTTGGTTAGCTAATACGATGGGTGCCTTAGGCGTAACATTAAAAGCCGGTGAAGTTATTTTATCAGGCGCATTATGCATGATGGTTGATGCTAAAGCAGGCGATTCTATGCGAGTTAGTGTAGGCGGCATTGGTTCAGCATCTGTTCGCTTTGTTTAA